Proteins co-encoded in one Meiothermus sp. genomic window:
- a CDS encoding PfkB family carbohydrate kinase: MVKILTVGWANLDQRYYIETFPPRASRTGVLGYRETIGGPAAVAAVAAARLGAEAHLVSRRGHDATGERLQEMLEAEGVKAHFQLGAATPVSAVLVTPEGERYIFPYRPELPDGLVLGEERLLKGTGALLLDGRWASAGYGLGQAARERGLPVVLDLDRDRDEDWMLTQVATHVVASEELAAQKGGVDALLAQLQALGVFAAVTLGAQGVAYAGGHLPAYPVHVRDTTGAGDVFHGAFTLALAEGQDEVAALRFATATAALHCAQASPPRRDEVRAFLASLP; encoded by the coding sequence ATGGTGAAGATCCTGACCGTGGGCTGGGCCAACCTGGACCAGCGCTACTACATCGAGACCTTCCCACCCCGTGCCAGCCGCACCGGGGTGCTGGGCTACCGCGAGACCATCGGGGGGCCGGCGGCGGTGGCCGCGGTGGCGGCGGCCCGGCTGGGGGCCGAGGCCCATCTGGTGAGCCGCCGGGGCCACGATGCCACGGGAGAACGCCTGCAGGAGATGCTCGAGGCCGAAGGGGTTAAGGCCCACTTCCAGCTTGGCGCGGCCACCCCGGTCTCGGCGGTGCTGGTCACGCCGGAGGGTGAGCGCTACATCTTCCCCTACCGGCCCGAGCTGCCCGACGGGCTGGTGCTGGGCGAAGAGCGCCTGCTCAAAGGAACCGGCGCGCTGCTGCTGGACGGGCGCTGGGCCTCGGCGGGGTATGGCCTGGGCCAGGCCGCCCGTGAGCGGGGCCTCCCGGTGGTGCTGGATCTGGACCGCGACCGTGACGAGGACTGGATGCTCACCCAGGTGGCCACGCACGTGGTGGCTTCGGAGGAGCTGGCCGCGCAGAAAGGCGGCGTGGACGCGCTGCTGGCCCAACTGCAAGCCCTTGGGGTGTTCGCCGCGGTGACCCTGGGGGCCCAGGGGGTGGCCTATGCGGGCGGACACCTGCCGGCCTACCCGGTGCACGTGCGCGACACCACCGGGGCGGGGGACGTCTTCCACGGAGCCTTTACCCTGGCCCTTGCCGAAGGGCAGGACGAAGTGGCGGCGCTGCGGTTTGCCACGGCGACCGCCGCCCTGCACTGCGCCCAGGCCAGCCCCCCGCGCCGGGACGA